A single window of Chitinophagales bacterium DNA harbors:
- the dusB gene encoding tRNA dihydrouridine synthase DusB — protein sequence MVKIADIELGEFPLLLAPMEDVSDPPFRALCKKLGADMMYTEFISSEGLIRDAAKSVEKLDIYDDERPIGIQIFGADLDSMRRTAEIVEEAKPEVLDINYGCPVKKVTCKLAGAGILQDIAKMVSLTDHIVKATNLPVTVKTRLGWDENTLFIEEVTERLQDVGIKAISIHGRTRKQMYKGEADWTLIGKIVDNPRIHIPVFGNGDIDSGPKALEMKNRYGVDGIMIGRASIGYPWIFREIKHFLATGEELPPPTVAERVAVAKEHLTKSLEWKGIHRGVVETRRHYTNYFRGFPNIKPFRLKLVTSYEPAELFDTLEEIGEEYKDFEVAGKHELVGATLAGKK from the coding sequence ATGGTTAAGATAGCCGATATAGAATTAGGAGAATTTCCGCTTTTGCTTGCTCCAATGGAGGATGTGAGCGACCCACCTTTCAGGGCTTTGTGTAAGAAATTGGGAGCGGATATGATGTACACGGAGTTTATCAGTTCGGAGGGTTTGATACGAGATGCGGCAAAAAGCGTGGAGAAATTGGACATTTATGACGACGAACGTCCCATTGGTATTCAGATATTTGGAGCCGATTTAGACTCGATGCGCCGCACTGCGGAGATTGTCGAAGAAGCCAAGCCTGAAGTATTGGACATCAACTATGGTTGCCCTGTCAAGAAAGTAACCTGCAAATTGGCGGGTGCGGGTATTTTGCAGGACATTGCCAAAATGGTGAGTTTGACCGACCATATTGTGAAGGCAACAAATCTTCCTGTAACAGTAAAAACCCGTCTGGGTTGGGACGAAAATACCTTGTTCATTGAAGAAGTGACTGAAAGATTGCAGGATGTAGGTATCAAAGCGATTTCGATTCACGGACGTACCCGCAAGCAGATGTATAAAGGGGAAGCGGATTGGACCTTGATTGGAAAGATTGTGGACAATCCCCGTATTCACATTCCTGTGTTTGGCAATGGGGATATAGATTCTGGCCCCAAGGCTTTGGAGATGAAAAACCGATATGGAGTAGATGGTATCATGATTGGTCGGGCTTCAATTGGTTATCCGTGGATTTTCAGGGAAATCAAACATTTTTTGGCGACTGGTGAAGAACTTCCTCCTCCCACAGTTGCCGAGCGTGTAGCAGTAGCAAAAGAGCATCTAACAAAGTCTTTGGAGTGGAAAGGCATACACCGAGGGGTAGTCGAAACTCGCCGACACTATACCAATTATTTTAGAGGGTTTCCGAATATCAAACCGTTTAGATTGAAGCTAGTGACGAGTTACGAACCTGCCGAATTGTTTGATACGTTGGAGGAGATTGGAGAGGAATACAAGGATTTTGAGGTGGCAGGTAAGCATGAATTGGTGGGGGCGACTTTGGCAGGGAAGAAATAA
- the hutI gene encoding imidazolonepropionase, producing the protein MQILLRNIQQLVQIEENNPAKWIAGKYMATLPSIENAFLLIEDGLIADFGKMEDCPVPAKEVIDASGKMVFPCWCDSHTHLVFAATREQEFQDRIQGLTYQEIAERGGGILNSARRLQESSEEELLESTWERLQEIKSFGTGAVEIKSGYGLTYKSELKILRVIQRLKKISDLTIKATFLGAHAIPLKYKEKRKDYVDLVVDKMLPTIAEEGLADYIDVFCEKVAFTVAETERIMQAGAKFGLRAKIHTNQFNCMGGIEAGVAHNALSVDHLEVLNDQEIAALQNSNTMSTLLPSAPFFINDEHYPPARKMLQAGLPVALATDYNPGSTPSGNMPFVLSLACIKMRMLPEEAINAATINGAYAMELQNELGSICRGKKANVFITKPIDSIARIPYSFGSNLVEQVIIEGKR; encoded by the coding sequence ATGCAAATACTCCTACGCAACATCCAACAACTCGTACAAATTGAAGAAAACAATCCCGCCAAATGGATTGCAGGAAAATACATGGCAACTTTGCCCAGCATCGAAAATGCCTTTTTATTGATAGAAGACGGCTTGATAGCCGATTTCGGAAAAATGGAAGATTGCCCAGTTCCGGCAAAAGAAGTAATAGACGCAAGCGGAAAAATGGTTTTCCCTTGTTGGTGCGATTCCCACACACACCTCGTTTTTGCCGCTACTCGTGAGCAAGAATTTCAAGACCGAATACAGGGCTTGACCTACCAAGAAATCGCTGAAAGAGGCGGTGGCATTTTGAACTCTGCAAGGCGGCTGCAAGAAAGCTCCGAAGAAGAACTCCTCGAAAGCACTTGGGAGCGATTGCAGGAAATCAAAAGTTTTGGAACAGGAGCAGTCGAAATCAAAAGCGGCTATGGACTCACCTACAAAAGTGAACTCAAAATCCTGAGAGTCATTCAACGCCTCAAAAAAATCTCCGACCTCACTATCAAAGCCACTTTTCTCGGCGCACACGCGATTCCATTGAAGTACAAAGAAAAGCGCAAAGACTACGTGGATTTGGTAGTCGACAAAATGCTACCAACGATTGCAGAAGAAGGATTGGCAGATTACATTGATGTATTTTGTGAAAAAGTAGCCTTCACAGTTGCCGAAACCGAGCGAATCATGCAAGCAGGCGCAAAATTCGGATTGAGAGCCAAAATCCACACCAATCAGTTCAACTGCATGGGCGGCATTGAAGCAGGCGTCGCTCACAATGCGCTGTCCGTTGACCACTTAGAAGTCCTCAACGACCAAGAAATTGCAGCCCTCCAAAACTCCAATACCATGTCGACTCTACTGCCCTCCGCCCCTTTTTTCATCAACGATGAACACTATCCTCCCGCACGAAAAATGCTGCAAGCTGGTCTGCCAGTTGCTTTGGCGACCGACTACAATCCTGGCTCGACTCCTTCGGGCAATATGCCTTTTGTCTTATCTTTGGCGTGTATTAAAATGCGGATGTTGCCCGAAGAAGCCATCAATGCCGCAACTATCAACGGAGCATATGCCATGGAATTGCAGAACGAATTGGGAAGTATTTGTCGGGGCAAAAAAGCCAATGTATTCATCACCAAACCCATTGACAGCATCGCACGGATACCCTATTCTTTTGGCAGCAATTTGGTGGAACAGGTCATCATTGAAGGGAAAAGATAA
- a CDS encoding DinB family protein encodes MPINNSLYSKADILEQIPLIFDEVAQVIQNTPDELFSKQVIEGKWSIAENFDHLIRGGAPVASGLKMNKLMIRTLGKPNRLSRTYEGLVERYKEKLAAGGVSSGPFSPDAAKEYHKAEMLQNWEMVKGKLIERADTKWSEKDLDNYLMPHPLLGKLTVREILFFTIFHTGHHLKAINRIVEN; translated from the coding sequence ATGCCAATCAACAACAGCCTTTACTCCAAAGCAGACATTTTGGAGCAGATTCCCTTGATTTTTGACGAAGTAGCACAAGTGATTCAAAATACGCCTGATGAATTGTTCTCGAAACAAGTCATTGAAGGAAAATGGTCGATTGCCGAAAATTTTGACCACCTCATCAGAGGAGGCGCGCCTGTGGCTTCGGGCTTGAAAATGAATAAATTGATGATTCGCACCCTCGGCAAACCCAACCGCCTCTCTCGCACTTATGAGGGCTTGGTTGAACGCTACAAAGAAAAGCTGGCAGCTGGCGGAGTGAGTAGCGGGCCTTTTTCACCTGATGCGGCAAAGGAATACCACAAAGCCGAAATGCTTCAAAATTGGGAGATGGTGAAAGGAAAATTGATAGAGCGAGCCGATACAAAATGGTCGGAAAAGGACTTGGACAACTACTTGATGCCGCATCCACTTTTGGGTAAATTGACGGTGCGTGAAATATTGTTTTTCACCATTTTTCATACAGGACACCATTTGAAGGCGATTAATCGGATAGTGGAGAATTGA